A segment of the Candidatus Sumerlaea chitinivorans genome:
GCACAAAGCCGTCACACATGAAGGAAGGGAAGACTGAGATGGCGGAAGCCAAACAGAAAAAGGACAAACAAGCAGCTGACGCTGGCAAAGAGAAAAAATCGGAAGAGACTCGCCGTGAGTTGTCCGCCGAGGAACTCGCGGAACTGAAGAACTATGTTCCAACGCTCAAGCGCAAGTATCGTGAAGAGATCGTCCCAGCGCTGATGAAGCGGTTTGGATATAAGAATGTGATGCAGGTGCCGCGGATCGAAAAAGTGGTCGTGAATATGGGGGTTGGCGAAGCGGCGCGCGATGCCAAGATTCTTGAGGCAGCCATGAGAGACCTCGCTGCCATTACTGGCCAAAAACCGAAGCTGGCCCGGGCCACGAAATCCATCAGCGCATTCAAACTGCGCGCCGGGATGCCAGTCGGGTGCTTTGTGACCCTGCGCGGGAATCGGATGTACGAGTTTCTCGAAAGGCTGATCCGAATCTCGATTCCGCGTATTCGCGATTTCCGTGGGCTGCCCACTCGGAGTTTTGACGGTCGAGGCAACCACTCCATGGGAATTCGGGAGCACACGATTTTCATGGAGTTGGACATCAACAAGGTAACCACGGTGTTAGGAATGAATATCACGACCGTGACAACCGCTAAAACGGATGAGGAAGCCCGTGAGCTTCTCAAGCTGATTGGCTTCCCATTCCGCGAGAAGTAAGTCTGTAGGAAAGGCTAAGGACCATGTCGACAGCAGCAAAAGAATATAAGGCGAAAATTAAGCCGAAGTTCTCCACGCGGCAACGCAATCGTTGCCCTCTTTGCGGGCGAGCTCGAGGCTTCATGCGGGATTTCCGCATGTGCCGAATCTGCTTCCGGACGTTGGCCTCGAAGGGTCAAATTCCGGGCGTGACGAAGAGCTCGTGGTAAACTTTACGAAGCGAGTCGTGAGTCTGACAAAAACTAAGAAATGAGTGAATACGGCGGCAAACAGAGGGGCGGTCCGCCCCGCTGAACTACCGCCAGAGACGGAGGAAGAACTAAACCGACATGCCAGTGACGGACCCAATTGCGGACATGCTAACGCGCATCCGGAATGCCAATATGGCGTTCCATGAAGAGGTGGAAATCCCGTACTCGAAATTGAAGTGGGAAATCGCGAAAATTCTCCGCGATGAAGGCTACATCAAAGCCTGCTTCTGGAATCCGAAGGGGAAAAAGAAGCCCCCGATCAAGATCATGCTGAAGTACGGGCCGAATGGGGAGCGCGTTATCCACGGTTTGGAGAGAATCTCGAAACCCGGCCGTCGCATTTATGGTGGTGTGGATCAGATCCCGCGGACTCTTGGTGGGTTAGGCATAACCATCGTTTCCACCAGCCGTGGGGTAATGGTGGACCGTGAATGTCGGCGCAAGCGCATCGGTGGCGAAATCCTGTGCGCCGTGTGGTAAGGTGAGAGAAGTTTTGCCGACTATCAACCTGCGAAGGATACGGACGTAAGACAATGAGTCGAATTGGAAAAATACCAGTTCCTCTGCCCAAAGGCACTGAGGTGAAGATTGACGGCAACGAGGTCTCGGTAAAGGGGCCGAAGGGACAGTTGTCGATGAAGTTGCCGGGGCGTGTATCAGTTGAGGTGCGGGATGGCGCCGTTCACGTGACACGTCATGGCGACGACAAGCAGGCCCGTGCATTTCATGGACTGACCCAGCGTCTCATCCGCAATATGGTCATTGGGGTAACCGAGGGCTTTAAGAAAGAGTTGGAGATCAACGGCGTCGGCTACCGAGCCTCGCTTGAAGGTAAGAAGTTGGTGCTCCAGTTGGGCTACTCTCATCCCGTGGAGTATGAGCCGCCCACTGGGATCACCCTCGAGGTTCCTAAGCAGACCTCGGTGATTGTTCACGGGATCGACAAGCAATTGGTAGGTGAAGTTGCTGCGAAGATTCGCTCCTTCCGTCCGCCGGAACCCTACAAGGGCAAAGGTATTAAGTATGTGGATGAGCGGATCCTCCGCAAAGTGGGTAAGGCTGGAGCGAAGTAATTAGCAACGCCAGCAGGACCTTTAAAAGTCATTTAGGGCTTACCTATGATTCGGTGAGCGAAAGGGAATAGAGAAGATGCTAACGAAGGACAAATACGAAAAGCGGTTACGCCGCCGGTTGAGAATCCGGAAGAAGATCTCCGGAACCCCCGAACGGCCGCGATTGTGCATCTACAAGAGCCTGCGACATCTGTATGGGCAACTCGTAGATGACACGACCGGCCACACGCTTGCGTTCGTCACAACAAATACGAAGGAGTTCAAAGCGGAGGGGCGCAAGACATTCGCGAACATTGAGTACGCGAAACGCCTCGGCAAGAAGATCGGTGAAAAAGCCGTAGCGGCGGGGGTGACGAAGGTGGTCTTCGACCGCAGTGGCTATCCGTATCACGGTGTGGTGAAAGCGTTTGCTGATGCTGCCCGTGAAGCTGGTTTGAAATTCTGAGTCTTTCAATCGTCAGGAATTTGTAAGGAAAAGGCAGGTTACCGTGAGCACGAATCCAGAAGCACCGGAAACCATGACAGGTCCGCAGGAGAATCTGCAACAGGCTCCGGCATCCCAAGAGCCTGAGGCTGCTGCCCAGCAGGCCAGTGGTGCTGCTGAGCCTCAGCAAGAATCGTTGTACCGGATTTGGGAAAGCGCGCAAAGCCGGATTGATCCGAAGACCCTCAACCTAAAAGAAGAGCTTGTGATGCTCAACCGTACCGCGAAAGTCGTGAAGGGTGGTCGTCGGTTTAGTTTTGCGGCTTTGGTAGTCGTTGGGGATGGCGAAGGGCATGTTGGCGCCGGATTCGGGAAAGCAAACGAAGTTCCCGATGCCATCGCGAAGGCCGCCGAAGACGGCAAGAAGAATCTCATCCGTGTCCCTCTGAAGGGGCGTACCATCCCGCATCCGGTAATTGGGAAGTTTGGGGCGGCGCGTGTGATGCTCAAGCCGGCATCCGAGGGTACTGGTATCACGGCCGGACCTGCAGTCCGTGCGGTCCTTCAGATGGCGGGGGTTCAGGACGTCCTGACGAAAGTTATTGGAACGAACAACAAAATCAACGTCGTGAAAGCGACAATCCAAGGATTGTCGCAGTTGCAGAGCCCGGAGGCAGTAGCTCGGGCGCGCAACAAAGAAGTCGAGGAAATCATCGGCAGTCGAAAGAAGCGGCAGGCCACCGAGGGTGCATCCCCTCAACCGTCCTCGACACCTGAGTCGCAGGAGGCGAAGTAAGCCATGACCGAGAAGGTGAAAGTCACGTGGGTAAAAAGTGGGATCAACCGCCTACGGCATCATCGCCGCACGTTGCGGGCACTTGGTTTCACCCACTTGAACCAAACGAAAGTTCACACCCTGACCCCACAAATCAAAGGCATGCTCGATCAGGTGGGCTATCTCTGCAAAATCGAAAAGGTTGAAGAGCAATGAAGATTCACGAGCTTGGAAAAGATCCCGGACGAAAACAGAAACGTAAGCGCGTGGGCCGCGGTGAGTCCAGTGGCCACGGCCGAACTGCGGGATATGGCAACAAGGGTTCTCAAGCACGGAGCGGCCGCGGGAAGGGCTACACGGGAGCTTTTGAAGGCGGCCAGATGCCGTTGATTCGCCGTATCCCGAAACGTGGTTTCACGAACATCTTCCGCAAAGAGTACGAAATCGTCAATCTTTCTGTCCTTGAAAGCTTCGATGATGGTTCAGTTGTGGACCTTGCTGCGCTGAAGCAGGCTGGCAAGCTCAAGGGCCGTGTTGAGCGGCTCAAAGTTCTTGGTAAAGGTGAGTTGACAAAGAAGCTCGTTGTGAAAGCTCATGCTTTCTCGAAGAGCGCTAAGGAAAAAATCGAAGCTCTGGGTGGCAAAGCGGAGGTAGTTGGGTCGGCAGCCTAAGCTGCGCAAGCTCCGCCCATTTTCCTACAGTGGAAGGCTAAAAACGTGATCCGTAGCATCGGCGCGCTGAAAAATATCTGGAAAATCCCGGACCTAAAACAAAAGGTCCTCTATACGCTGCTCATTCTCGCAGTTTACCGCATCGGAGCTCACATCCCGACGCCATTTATTGATCGTGGCAAGCTGACCGAATACTTGGGGCGCCTGCGGGGAACCGGTGGGGGACTGTTTGAGGTAGTGGACCTTTTTGGTGGATATGCTTTCCGGAATATGAGCATATTCGCTCTCGGGATTATGCCCTACATCAGCATGTCCATTATCCTCCAGCTGATGGCGGTCGTGTTTCCCCGCCTTCAAAAGATTCAACAGGAAGGTGTTCTTGGACAGCGCAAAATCAATCGCTGGACACGCATCGGCACAATTTTCCTCACCGCCTTTCAGGCCTTTGGGTTGGGGCTTTACCTGCTACAGCAAGACTTAACCTACATGAAAGGGAGCTACACAGGGCTGTTCCTTGTCACAACGGTGTTCGCCATGACCACAGGCACGGCGTTTATTATGTGGCTTGGCGAGAGAATCAGTGACAAGGGGATCGGCAATGGTATGTCGCTGATCATTGCCGCGGGTATCATGGCGCACTATCCGACAGATGCAGCTGCTCTGTGGGCGCAGATCAGTACCGGAAGCCTTGCAGCAATTTGGGCACCGGTAACGATCGTCCTTTTCGTTATCTCCTCGATGGCCATTATTCTTGTTCAGGAAGGCACGCGGCGCATTCCTATCCAACAAGCGAAACGCGTGGTGGGCCGACGGGTCATGGCCGGCGGGACCAATTACTTGCCCCTCAAGATTAACACGGCCGGCGTCATCCCCGTTATCTTTGCGTCCGCAATTCTTAGCTTTCCAAGTTTCCTCGGTTCCTTCTTGAGTGGCGGAAGTGAGCAGGGTGGGATTTTGGGTTCCCTTTTTAGCCAGAATTCCCCTTACAACCTCTACAACCTTTTCAGCCGATGGTTTGGCCTCGAGCAGGGTGGAATTTTCCTGCTGCTGAAGAGCTTCAACCTGTACATCATTTTCTTTGCCCTGCTGACAGGCTTCTTCTGCTACTTCTATACCGCAATCGTCTTTAACCCCGACGATATCGCAAACAACCTCAAGAAAGCAGGGTCTTTTATCCCGGGAAAACGGCCCGGTAAACCCACCGCCGAGTACATTGATTATATCCTTACGCGCATCACGACTGCTGGCGCTGTCTTCCTTGTGTTGATCGCCGTGACGCCTCTCGTGTTGGAAACCTCCTTCGGGATGCCTTACAACGCGGCGTCTTTCGTGGGGGGCACCGGACTCATCATCGTCATCGGTGTCATGCTGGATACGCTCAAGCAGATCGAGTCGCAGTTGCTTATGCGCCACTACGAAGGCTTCGCGATGCGTAAGGCGGCCTCGGTCGCTCGGTGGCGTTGATGAAACCAGCATTTAGTGTGGACTGCGTGCGCGGATGAGTTGGTGCCACGATCTACTCTGCTGATCGGGTGCGAGGCGACGCGACCCCAACGGAGAAATGCTGTGGTCGCCCTCAAAGCAAAATCCGCCGGCGACCAGTCGAGGCATACGTGAGGCGACAACAGGCAAGTCAGTCGCCGAATTCCTTTTGCTCCGCTCGTCAACTCCATCTCGGCCGGGGAATTTGCGTTGCGGGGGACTTCCGTGTCGAATGCGAAACGTCGCCGCCTCGCTCTGAATGTGGCGCAAATTCCGGTTGCGTCAATTGCCTCGCCGCAGCTCAAATGCTCCACAGTTTTGCGGCATGCGGTATTGCTTAGAAAGTTGTTAATGGAATGAACGGATCTTCCCGAATCGAGATCAAGACACCCAAAGAAATCGAGAAGATGCGTCGAGCTGGGCAGCTGCTGAGCTCGGTTTTTCGTGCCCTTGCTCCGCAGATTGTTCCCGGCGTTAGCACTGCGGAACTCGACGCTTTTGCCAGAAAGCTGATTGAGGAGGCGGGGGCGATCCCAGCTTTTCTCGGCTATCACGGCTATCCCGCGACTCTTTGCACCTCTGTTAACGATCAGGTAGTCCACGGAATTCCTGGCAAGTATGTCCTAAAGGAAGGTGATATTCTTTCGGTGGATTGTGGGCTTGTTCTCGATGGTTTTTACGCGGATTCGGCGATCACGTTCCCAGTTGGGGAGGTCGGTGAATTAGCCCAGCGCCTCATCGACACAACCCGACGAGCGCTCGAGGCAGGAATCGAGCAGATGGTTCCCAACAATCGCTTGGGCACACTGCAAGCCGCCATTCAACAAGTCATCGAGAGCGAAGGTTTTTCCGTGGTACGCGAATACACTGGCCACGGCATCGGGCGCCAAATGCATGAACCGCCGCAGATTCTGAATTTCGGAACCCCCGGCACGGGACTGCGCTTGCGACCGGGCATGGTCTTTGCCATTGAGCCGATGGTGAACGCGGGTACTTGGAAAACGCGCGTCCTTGAGGATGGATGGACCGTGGTGACCGCAGACGGCTCCCTCTCAGCGCACTTCGAACATACCATTGCTGTGACGGACGATGGCCCGCTTGTCCTGACGGCGTAAGTGTCGTTCCGAAGCTTCCGCACTCTTTGCGCTTGGCGTCCACACGCAACACTATCGGCGTGGGCCGCTCACATTGTAGCGCTTCAAGGCACAGCTTGATAAAGCCACGTTGAACTTGGCTGCAGCCTAACGAATGCAAGGTTGACAGCCCACTGAAAATAGCTCGGAATCGGCAATCGCACTGTGACGACAATGAGAATCTTAGTCCTGCACCAGCATTTTTATCCAGAGACAGTTGGAACCTCCACGCGCGCCGTGGAAATCGTGGAATACCTTGTCCAAAGAGGGCACGACGTAACGGTCGTGGCTGGGATTCCGAGTCACCCGTCAACGATGCGCAGTGGGGAAGTCAGCCGCAACCAACCACGTTTCGAAAAATTCCGTGGCGCCACACTCTACCGCGTGTGGACGTTCGGAACAGCAAAGCCTGATAATTTTTGGCGGCGGATGGCGGCGTATAGCTCGTTTATGTTCTTCGGCTTTCTTAAGGCGCTCTTCGTTCCGGGCAAGTTCGACGTCCTCGTCGCCATCAGCCCCTTGCCTGACGGAATCGCTGGGATGTGGGTTAGCGCACTGCGCCGGATTCCCCTCATGTTTGACGTTTGCGACATTTGGCCCGACTGCGCAATTGCGGTTGGAATGTTGCGGCATCCGCTTTTGATTCGTATCGCCCAGTGGCTTGAGAAATGTGTGTATGCACGATCGCGCCGCATCGGGGTTGTCACACGTGGGTTCATTGAGAACCTCTCGGCGAAAGGGGTCCCACGTGAGAAGATCCGGCTTCTACCTGACTGGGTGGACCCGGACGTGTACGATTCCTCAAAAGCACCCCGTGACGCCACTCGCCGTGAGTATGGGCTCGATGGTTACTTTGTCGTTTCTTTCTTTGGAAATTTCGGACTCTTGATGGGTTTGGAAACCATTCTCGAGGCCGCGAGAATCCTCAAAGACCAACCAGACATCCTGATCTTGTTTGTGGGCAAGGGCGTGGCTCAGCCAATGATGGAGGAGAAAATCGCGGCTTGGGATCTGCGGAATGTCCGGATCCTGCCGTATCAACCACGGTCGAAGGTTCCGGCCCTCTTAGCTGCGTCCGATGCGCTCATTGTGACGTACATGAAAAATGAGATTACGCGCATCACTGTTCCGTCGAAAATCTATGAGTACATGTCCAGCGAACGCCCCATCGTTGCCGGCGTGGAAGGGGTGATCGCGGAGATTCTCACAGAAGCAGGGTGCGGCTTAGTCAGCCGAACTCGTGACCCAAAAGAGATCGCCGAGCACATCCTCTACCTAAAACAAAATCCCGAAGTGGGACAAGAGATGGGCAAAAGAGGTCGAGAATACGCGATTCGCCACTTTGCTTTTGCGCGGGTTGCACAAGACTACGAGCAAACCGTACGGGAAGCGGCTGGCGAACTCGGGCAGGCGTCCGCAGCCGCTGCTGCAGCGCCTTAAGGCACTGAGACTCAGCGACTTTTCTTGTCGGAGGCTGGTCGAGACCTCGCAAAACGGATTGCTTTGACGTGTGAGGCCTGAATCACAATCTTTTTAATAAGAAGTTCCGAACACAGCGTTTCTTGACGAAGCACGAAAAACGCGGATGAGCACGACGAGTCCACCTCAGACGAATCAGTCCAATGTGACGACTACCCCTCGTCTATCTGTCGTGCTCATCAACCTGAACACTCGCGAGTTCTTGCGTGCCTGCCTAAAGTCCTTTGGTGCTCGGCTCAACGATCCCAGTTACGAAGTGATCGTGGTGGACAATGGGTCCACCGACGGAAGCCTTGAGATGGTGCGTGAGGAGTTCCCATCTGTCCGCCTCATGCCTCAAGGCGAGAACCTTGGATTTACGAAAGCCAACAACATTGGCCTCCGAGCAGCCCGAGGGCAATACCTTCTCATTCTCAATAGCGATACAGAGATCCTCGACGATGCCCTTGAGCGAATGTGCGCCTTTATGGAGGCGCATCCCGACATCGGTGCGTTAGGCCCCAAGCTCTTGAACCCTGACTTCACGCTCCAATACTCGTGCCGGCGTTTTCCCTCGTACCGCACAGCACTATTCCATCGCTATTCCATCATCACGCGCCTCTTTCCCAACAACCGTTATTCGCAGGAATACCTCATGAAAGACGTCGGCCACGACACCACCATGGACGTGGATTGGGTGAGTGGAGCCGCCCTTCTGACGCGACGCGAAACTCTTGCGCAGGTTGGGCTTTTTGACGAAGGATTTTTTGTTTATGCAGAGGATGTGGATCTGTGCTACCGCATCAAGCAGGCGGGGTGGCGCGTGGTGTACTTGCCGGAGGCGCGCATCATCCATCACATCGGAAAAACGTCGCGCCAGGTCCCGTACCGGGCAACGTGGGAGCGCCATCG
Coding sequences within it:
- a CDS encoding LSU ribosomal protein L5p (L11e) — encoded protein: MAEAKQKKDKQAADAGKEKKSEETRRELSAEELAELKNYVPTLKRKYREEIVPALMKRFGYKNVMQVPRIEKVVVNMGVGEAARDAKILEAAMRDLAAITGQKPKLARATKSISAFKLRAGMPVGCFVTLRGNRMYEFLERLIRISIPRIRDFRGLPTRSFDGRGNHSMGIREHTIFMELDINKVTTVLGMNITTVTTAKTDEEARELLKLIGFPFREK
- a CDS encoding ribosomal protein S14p (S29e), which codes for MSTAAKEYKAKIKPKFSTRQRNRCPLCGRARGFMRDFRMCRICFRTLASKGQIPGVTKSSW
- a CDS encoding SSU ribosomal protein S8p (S15Ae), with product MPVTDPIADMLTRIRNANMAFHEEVEIPYSKLKWEIAKILRDEGYIKACFWNPKGKKKPPIKIMLKYGPNGERVIHGLERISKPGRRIYGGVDQIPRTLGGLGITIVSTSRGVMVDRECRRKRIGGEILCAVW
- a CDS encoding LSU ribosomal protein L6p (L9e), which encodes MKIDGNEVSVKGPKGQLSMKLPGRVSVEVRDGAVHVTRHGDDKQARAFHGLTQRLIRNMVIGVTEGFKKELEINGVGYRASLEGKKLVLQLGYSHPVEYEPPTGITLEVPKQTSVIVHGIDKQLVGEVAAKIRSFRPPEPYKGKGIKYVDERILRKVGKAGAK
- a CDS encoding LSU ribosomal protein L18p (L5e), with translation MLTKDKYEKRLRRRLRIRKKISGTPERPRLCIYKSLRHLYGQLVDDTTGHTLAFVTTNTKEFKAEGRKTFANIEYAKRLGKKIGEKAVAAGVTKVVFDRSGYPYHGVVKAFADAAREAGLKF
- a CDS encoding SSU ribosomal protein S5p (S2e) is translated as MSTNPEAPETMTGPQENLQQAPASQEPEAAAQQASGAAEPQQESLYRIWESAQSRIDPKTLNLKEELVMLNRTAKVVKGGRRFSFAALVVVGDGEGHVGAGFGKANEVPDAIAKAAEDGKKNLIRVPLKGRTIPHPVIGKFGAARVMLKPASEGTGITAGPAVRAVLQMAGVQDVLTKVIGTNNKINVVKATIQGLSQLQSPEAVARARNKEVEEIIGSRKKRQATEGASPQPSSTPESQEAK
- a CDS encoding LSU ribosomal protein L15p (L27Ae) is translated as MKIHELGKDPGRKQKRKRVGRGESSGHGRTAGYGNKGSQARSGRGKGYTGAFEGGQMPLIRRIPKRGFTNIFRKEYEIVNLSVLESFDDGSVVDLAALKQAGKLKGRVERLKVLGKGELTKKLVVKAHAFSKSAKEKIEALGGKAEVVGSAA
- a CDS encoding Preprotein translocase secY subunit, which encodes MIRSIGALKNIWKIPDLKQKVLYTLLILAVYRIGAHIPTPFIDRGKLTEYLGRLRGTGGGLFEVVDLFGGYAFRNMSIFALGIMPYISMSIILQLMAVVFPRLQKIQQEGVLGQRKINRWTRIGTIFLTAFQAFGLGLYLLQQDLTYMKGSYTGLFLVTTVFAMTTGTAFIMWLGERISDKGIGNGMSLIIAAGIMAHYPTDAAALWAQISTGSLAAIWAPVTIVLFVISSMAIILVQEGTRRIPIQQAKRVVGRRVMAGGTNYLPLKINTAGVIPVIFASAILSFPSFLGSFLSGGSEQGGILGSLFSQNSPYNLYNLFSRWFGLEQGGIFLLLKSFNLYIIFFALLTGFFCYFYTAIVFNPDDIANNLKKAGSFIPGKRPGKPTAEYIDYILTRITTAGAVFLVLIAVTPLVLETSFGMPYNAASFVGGTGLIIVIGVMLDTLKQIESQLLMRHYEGFAMRKAASVARWR
- a CDS encoding Methionine aminopeptidase, with protein sequence MNGSSRIEIKTPKEIEKMRRAGQLLSSVFRALAPQIVPGVSTAELDAFARKLIEEAGAIPAFLGYHGYPATLCTSVNDQVVHGIPGKYVLKEGDILSVDCGLVLDGFYADSAITFPVGEVGELAQRLIDTTRRALEAGIEQMVPNNRLGTLQAAIQQVIESEGFSVVREYTGHGIGRQMHEPPQILNFGTPGTGLRLRPGMVFAIEPMVNAGTWKTRVLEDGWTVVTADGSLSAHFEHTIAVTDDGPLVLTA
- a CDS encoding Glycosyltransferase: MRILVLHQHFYPETVGTSTRAVEIVEYLVQRGHDVTVVAGIPSHPSTMRSGEVSRNQPRFEKFRGATLYRVWTFGTAKPDNFWRRMAAYSSFMFFGFLKALFVPGKFDVLVAISPLPDGIAGMWVSALRRIPLMFDVCDIWPDCAIAVGMLRHPLLIRIAQWLEKCVYARSRRIGVVTRGFIENLSAKGVPREKIRLLPDWVDPDVYDSSKAPRDATRREYGLDGYFVVSFFGNFGLLMGLETILEAARILKDQPDILILFVGKGVAQPMMEEKIAAWDLRNVRILPYQPRSKVPALLAASDALIVTYMKNEITRITVPSKIYEYMSSERPIVAGVEGVIAEILTEAGCGLVSRTRDPKEIAEHILYLKQNPEVGQEMGKRGREYAIRHFAFARVAQDYEQTVREAAGELGQASAAAAAAP
- a CDS encoding Glycosyl transferase, family 2; this translates as MLINLNTREFLRACLKSFGARLNDPSYEVIVVDNGSTDGSLEMVREEFPSVRLMPQGENLGFTKANNIGLRAARGQYLLILNSDTEILDDALERMCAFMEAHPDIGALGPKLLNPDFTLQYSCRRFPSYRTALFHRYSIITRLFPNNRYSQEYLMKDVGHDTTMDVDWVSGAALLTRRETLAQVGLFDEGFFVYAEDVDLCYRIKQAGWRVVYLPEARIIHHIGKTSRQVPYRATWERHRSMWRFYRKHYSRGIVLVDVATFVGIALRCGLMLAHTWVTHRFRKGEKG